One window of Acidobacteriaceae bacterium genomic DNA carries:
- a CDS encoding putative Ig domain-containing protein, translated as MKFLATVVAFGVVVSLLCSGCGSGVTVMAMVSPSINQVSPQVVTAGTPNVTVTVQGANFESQAALTVNGTAVPTTVVNSTTLAANISGTTLAQPAVAQLQVRNSDGASSNQVPLTVTSAPDNGNSLGITTTSLPSGQVGVAYTDTFTASGGNSPYTWTVSSGTLPAGLTLSTTGVLSGTPTASGSYTFSITVTDSHMLTKTITFSLLVSAATSSSALRVTTTTMPAAQVGATYSTTLSATAGTPSYTWSISSGSLPAGLVLSSSGAISGTPTTAGTSTFTVAVKDSAARTASAQESITVSPAALSITTTSLAAATKGSSYSATLSATGGTPSYTWSISSGSLPAGLTLSSAGAISGTPTTTGTSTFTVAVKDSATHTATAQESITVSAAGLSITTTSLAAATKGSSYSATLSATGGTPSYTWSISSGSLPAGLTLSSAGVISGTPTSTGTSTFTVAVKDSGSPAQTTSLQESITVSGAALSITTTSLAAATSGSSYKATLSASGGTPSFTWSISSGSLPAGLTLSSAGVISGTPTSTGTSTFTVAVKDSASLTATAQESITVSAGTLTITTVSLASVKNGSSYIATLGATGGSGSYTWSLGSGSLPAGLNLSSGGVISGTPTGSGTSTFTVAVKDSGSPAQTASQPESIQVIGGSPTITTTSLAAATDGSSYSATLSATGGTPGYTWSISSGSLPAGLTLSSSGVISGTPTATGTATFTVAVKDSASATASQQESIAVGAAASKLTITSTSLGAAQTGSSYSTTLNATGGTPSYTWSISSGSLPAGLNMSSGGVISGKPTGTGTSTFTVAVTDSSSPTQTASVQESIAVTSSQLAVVTTSLSYGTTGTNYSATVSASGGTPTYSWSVASGSLPAGLSMSSAGLISGTPTATGTSSFTVSVSDSESPTATATAQESITINAPATPGSAQIYVFPQAPVAPRGSYQTVTAIVTGVNDKTVTWTTDGGTIVGTNPCVANEPCTVALYSTSTGTYHLTATSDANHSIVATSTITMTASPVQRTDHPRFLVTSSMLPALQANATSANPAYAGLQALASRYYSSDSSIWTFSTWNGSGCSGGSGPTSDQSANYRENDAWWMTIVGLLDNSQATRQQYGCAARDVFMTNIGYVLNGEIGLLQGNRWADGALQWALTADWLMGGGYLSASDQTTVRAYLAMLAYDQINDIYNGALAQIGDYNSNAQFLQTSEWSITGMRSMGNNYTHARILVLTAAALTFNDNSTDDPPLTNTCNATRYQVCPDGTAGSLHAYWTYVSGGMLYKDWATMEDPSVVQAAYGFSSTPTCNTAWHTPTSCLGQGRGGESSEGTSYGASIVKLRWALNAIHTAGYDDPLLYGPQMSMDSMSYWDLRYVSDLTQLTGRSGVSTDQSRWNYLTDGDSLNYYLYPSGMGTEAAMLSADAYVGRTDDSAGLEWLVANSAFGGANGSVGNCQFYCGIVNELGNDYASTVALDLFISSAPDPTGQLTDPRTTLPTDWFNAGNQHIVVRDGGWTTGANTIFSSYCTNTQIDHEHQFCGGFDLYSQGEYITKGRMEFNDYNDEFSAAWNKNNLDLIQYPGQTWCTSNPWCTFNQAATDGGQFWHGYESGLSTLYHSELPGYVAAIVDDHNAFNGAWGVYSNFNGVTGASRSLIYLRGQNEVIYYDRGDTGSNAWEKATYLVATGAPTITGNTASWPTRSGKQEVFWTAVEPAQTAPSLDTTYTDADAARDWEIYGRMKIDAGSVATARFLSVLQWGPAGSSVTASTQVTSTSGTSFEGALVGSTVVMFMHDWPASFTSVTYPASGATTQYVSDLTPNTTYSISGAGAPSTATTDNAGVLTFSASGSGNITISPSGS; from the coding sequence ATGAAGTTTTTGGCCACGGTTGTGGCGTTCGGGGTTGTTGTAAGCCTGTTGTGCTCCGGTTGTGGGTCCGGAGTAACGGTGATGGCGATGGTCAGCCCGTCGATCAACCAGGTTTCGCCGCAGGTGGTAACGGCCGGCACGCCGAACGTGACGGTGACAGTGCAGGGCGCGAATTTTGAGTCGCAGGCCGCCCTAACAGTGAACGGCACGGCGGTGCCGACGACAGTTGTAAATTCAACGACGCTGGCGGCAAATATCAGCGGCACGACACTGGCGCAGCCCGCGGTGGCGCAGCTGCAGGTGCGGAACAGCGATGGGGCATCTTCGAATCAGGTTCCGCTGACCGTGACGAGTGCGCCGGACAACGGAAATTCGCTCGGGATCACGACGACGAGCCTGCCGAGCGGACAGGTTGGAGTTGCTTATACGGACACCTTTACCGCGAGCGGCGGCAATTCTCCCTATACATGGACGGTTTCCTCAGGTACGCTTCCAGCTGGGCTGACCCTTTCCACCACCGGGGTACTATCGGGCACACCGACAGCCAGCGGGTCCTACACGTTTTCCATCACGGTTACGGACTCGCACATGTTGACGAAGACGATTACGTTTTCGCTCCTGGTGAGTGCAGCGACAAGTTCGTCGGCTTTGCGCGTCACCACGACAACGATGCCCGCCGCACAGGTGGGTGCGACATATAGCACGACGCTGAGCGCGACGGCTGGAACTCCAAGCTATACATGGTCGATTTCGTCGGGCAGCCTTCCGGCGGGACTGGTCCTGTCGAGCAGCGGTGCGATTTCAGGCACGCCGACAACGGCAGGCACGTCGACGTTTACAGTCGCGGTGAAGGACAGCGCCGCGCGTACGGCTTCGGCACAGGAGTCGATCACAGTCTCTCCGGCGGCGTTGTCGATTACGACGACGAGCCTGGCGGCGGCAACGAAGGGAAGCTCGTACAGCGCGACGCTGAGCGCGACGGGCGGAACGCCGAGCTACACGTGGTCGATTTCGTCAGGCAGCCTTCCGGCTGGTTTGACTTTGTCGAGCGCGGGTGCGATTTCGGGGACGCCGACAACGACGGGAACGTCAACGTTTACCGTGGCGGTGAAGGACAGCGCCACGCATACGGCGACGGCGCAGGAGTCGATTACGGTCTCTGCGGCCGGATTGTCGATTACGACGACGAGTTTGGCGGCGGCAACGAAGGGAAGCTCGTACAGCGCGACGCTGAGCGCGACGGGTGGAACGCCGAGCTACACATGGTCGATTTCTTCGGGCAGCCTTCCGGCGGGTCTGACTCTGTCGAGCGCAGGTGTGATTTCGGGCACGCCGACATCGACGGGAACTTCGACATTCACGGTTGCGGTGAAGGATAGTGGATCGCCTGCACAGACGACATCGTTGCAGGAGTCGATTACGGTTTCTGGTGCGGCATTGTCGATAACGACGACGAGCCTGGCCGCGGCAACGAGTGGAAGCTCGTACAAGGCGACTCTCAGCGCCAGCGGCGGAACACCGAGCTTCACGTGGTCAATTTCGTCGGGCAGCCTGCCGGCGGGTCTGACTCTGTCGAGCGCGGGTGTGATTTCGGGCACGCCGACATCGACGGGAACTTCGACGTTCACGGTTGCGGTGAAGGACAGCGCATCGCTGACGGCGACGGCGCAGGAATCGATCACCGTCTCCGCAGGTACGCTGACGATTACGACGGTGAGCCTGGCGTCTGTGAAGAACGGCAGCTCGTACATTGCGACGCTGGGCGCGACGGGAGGCTCGGGGAGCTACACATGGTCGCTCGGGTCGGGCAGCCTTCCGGCTGGACTGAACCTGTCGAGCGGAGGCGTGATCTCTGGAACGCCGACGGGATCGGGCACGTCGACGTTTACGGTTGCGGTGAAGGACAGCGGATCGCCTGCACAGACGGCATCGCAGCCGGAATCGATCCAAGTGATCGGCGGCAGCCCAACGATTACGACGACGAGCCTGGCCGCGGCAACGGATGGAAGCTCATATAGTGCGACGCTAAGCGCGACGGGTGGAACCCCGGGCTACACGTGGTCGATTTCGTCGGGCAGTCTGCCGGCGGGGCTGACTCTGTCGAGCAGCGGTGTGATCTCGGGAACGCCGACGGCGACCGGAACGGCGACGTTCACGGTTGCGGTGAAGGACAGCGCATCGGCGACGGCATCGCAGCAGGAATCGATTGCGGTAGGTGCGGCGGCGAGCAAGTTGACGATTACGTCGACGAGCCTGGGTGCTGCGCAGACGGGAAGTTCGTACAGCACGACGCTGAACGCGACGGGCGGTACACCGAGCTATACGTGGTCGATTTCGTCGGGTAGCCTGCCGGCGGGTTTGAACATGTCGAGCGGCGGCGTGATCTCGGGTAAGCCGACAGGAACGGGAACGTCGACCTTTACCGTTGCCGTTACGGACAGCTCATCGCCAACACAGACTGCTTCGGTGCAGGAGTCGATTGCGGTTACGTCGTCGCAGCTTGCGGTGGTGACAACTTCGTTGAGCTATGGCACGACAGGCACCAATTATTCGGCCACGGTTAGTGCGAGCGGAGGAACTCCGACGTACTCATGGTCGGTGGCTTCGGGCAGTTTGCCGGCAGGACTGTCGATGTCGAGCGCAGGTTTGATCTCGGGTACGCCGACAGCGACGGGGACCTCCAGCTTCACGGTTTCCGTGTCGGATAGCGAGTCTCCAACCGCGACGGCGACGGCGCAGGAGTCGATCACGATCAATGCTCCGGCGACGCCTGGCAGCGCCCAGATCTACGTGTTCCCACAGGCGCCGGTTGCGCCGCGCGGTTCATACCAGACGGTGACTGCGATCGTGACGGGTGTAAACGACAAGACGGTGACATGGACGACGGATGGAGGCACGATTGTCGGAACGAACCCGTGCGTGGCGAATGAGCCCTGCACGGTGGCGCTCTACTCGACTTCAACCGGTACGTATCACCTGACTGCGACGAGCGACGCGAACCACTCGATTGTGGCGACCTCGACGATCACCATGACGGCATCGCCGGTTCAGAGAACGGATCACCCTCGCTTCCTGGTGACCTCCTCGATGCTGCCAGCGTTGCAGGCAAATGCAACCAGCGCCAACCCAGCGTACGCCGGCCTCCAGGCCCTGGCGAGCCGCTACTATTCCAGCGATTCGTCCATCTGGACGTTCTCGACGTGGAACGGGAGTGGGTGCTCCGGCGGTTCAGGACCAACGTCTGATCAGAGCGCGAACTACCGGGAGAATGATGCCTGGTGGATGACGATCGTGGGCTTGCTTGATAACAGTCAGGCTACGCGGCAGCAATACGGGTGCGCAGCTCGCGATGTGTTCATGACGAACATCGGTTACGTGCTCAATGGTGAGATCGGCCTGTTGCAGGGGAATCGATGGGCAGATGGTGCACTTCAATGGGCGCTTACGGCTGATTGGCTTATGGGCGGCGGGTACCTGAGTGCTTCCGACCAGACCACAGTCCGCGCGTATCTGGCGATGCTGGCCTACGATCAGATCAATGACATCTACAACGGTGCGCTGGCACAGATTGGCGACTACAACTCCAATGCTCAATTCCTCCAGACGAGTGAATGGTCGATCACGGGAATGCGGTCGATGGGAAATAACTACACGCACGCTCGAATTCTCGTTCTGACAGCGGCCGCCCTTACGTTTAACGACAACAGCACCGACGATCCGCCGCTCACCAATACCTGCAATGCGACACGGTACCAGGTCTGCCCTGACGGGACGGCTGGATCGCTGCACGCCTACTGGACGTATGTGTCCGGCGGGATGCTGTATAAAGACTGGGCTACCATGGAAGACCCTTCCGTGGTTCAGGCCGCCTATGGATTCAGCAGCACCCCAACATGCAACACGGCCTGGCACACCCCTACTTCGTGCCTGGGACAAGGGCGCGGCGGTGAGTCGAGCGAGGGAACGAGCTACGGTGCCTCGATTGTGAAGCTGCGTTGGGCTTTGAACGCAATTCATACGGCTGGTTATGACGATCCTTTGCTGTACGGACCGCAGATGAGCATGGATTCGATGAGCTACTGGGATCTGCGTTATGTGTCAGACCTGACCCAACTGACGGGCCGAAGCGGTGTTTCGACGGACCAGTCGCGTTGGAACTACCTGACGGATGGCGACTCGCTGAACTACTATCTGTACCCATCCGGCATGGGCACCGAGGCCGCGATGCTGTCGGCTGACGCTTATGTTGGAAGAACAGATGACTCTGCCGGCCTGGAATGGCTGGTTGCCAACAGCGCCTTCGGAGGTGCAAATGGATCGGTGGGGAACTGCCAATTCTACTGCGGCATCGTGAACGAACTGGGCAATGATTACGCTTCCACGGTTGCGCTTGACCTGTTTATCTCTTCGGCGCCGGACCCCACAGGCCAGCTGACCGATCCTCGCACCACTCTGCCTACCGATTGGTTCAACGCAGGCAATCAGCACATCGTGGTGCGGGATGGCGGCTGGACTACGGGCGCGAACACGATCTTCTCGTCCTATTGCACGAATACGCAGATCGACCACGAGCATCAGTTCTGCGGTGGCTTCGACCTGTACAGCCAGGGCGAGTACATCACGAAGGGCCGAATGGAGTTCAACGACTATAACGATGAGTTCAGCGCGGCGTGGAACAAGAACAATCTCGACCTGATTCAGTATCCGGGGCAGACATGGTGCACGTCTAACCCCTGGTGCACATTCAATCAGGCGGCCACTGATGGAGGCCAATTCTGGCATGGCTATGAGTCGGGGCTTTCAACTCTCTACCACTCTGAACTGCCCGGATATGTTGCGGCCATCGTTGACGACCATAATGCGTTCAACGGCGCATGGGGCGTCTACAGCAACTTCAATGGTGTGACGGGGGCTTCACGTTCCCTGATCTATCTGCGCGGACAGAATGAGGTGATCTACTATGATCGCGGCGACACGGGGTCGAACGCCTGGGAGAAGGCAACCTATCTCGTTGCAACCGGGGCGCCCACGATCACAGGGAACACCGCATCATGGCCTACACGATCGGGTAAGCAGGAGGTGTTCTGGACGGCGGTTGAGCCGGCGCAGACGGCTCCTTCCCTCGATACCACGTATACGGACGCAGACGCTGCGCGTGACTGGGAGATATATGGGCGGATGAAGATCGACGCAGGGAGCGTAGCCACGGCGCGGTTCCTGAGCGTTCTGCAATGGGGTCCTGCGGGGTCGTCGGTGACGGCGTCCACACAAGTAACCTCGACCTCGGGCACAAGCTTTGAGGGAGCTCTGGTTGGATCTACGGTGGTGATGTTCATGCATGATTGGCCAGCAAGCTTCACGAGCGTGACCTATCCTGCATCCGGCGCTACCACTCAGTATGTGTCTGACCTTACGCCAAACACGACTTACTCCATATCCGGAGCAGGTGCGCCTTCCACTGCAACCACCGATAACGCTGGTGTCCTCACGTTCAGCGCGAGCGGGTCAGGAAATATAACGATCTCACCCAGCGGTAGCTAG